Sequence from the Amycolatopsis sp. NBC_00345 genome:
CTGGACCCGCCCGAGCACACCCGGGTGCGCCGGGTGGTGGCGAGGACGTTCACCGTGCGCCGGATCGAGCTGCTGCGCCCCCGGATCCAGCAGGTGGTGGACGGTCTGCTGGACCGGATCATCGAGAAGGGCCCGCCGGCCGACCTGGTCACCGATTTCGCGCTGCCGCTGGCGATCACCGGAATCAGTGAACTGCTCGGCGTGCCGGAGGACCGGCGGTCCCAGTTCCATCTCTGGTCGGACAAGGCCACCGCCATCGCCGACGTGCCGGTCGAGGAGATCATGGCGGCCCGGCAGTCGCTGGAGAACCTCTTCGGCGAGCTGGCCGAGAAGCGCCGGGTGGAGCCGACCGACGACCTGATCGGCACGCTCGTGTCGGCCCGGGACGCCGAAGAACGGCTTTCCGACGACGAACTGGTGCAGCTGGGCACCGTCCTGCTCAGCGCGGGGCACGAGACCACGGCCAACCAGCTCTCCGGCTACGTGTTCACCCTGCTGACCCAGCCCGAGCTGTGGCAGCGGCTGCGCGACGAGCCGGCGCTGGTGCCCACCGCGGTCGAGGAGCTGGCGCGGATCACGCCGCTGGGTGTGGTCACCTTCGGCCGGATCGCCAGGGAAGACGTGGAGGTCGGCGGCACGCTGGTCCGCGCGGGCGAGTCCGTGGTCTGCCAGATCGCGGCCGCCAACCGCGACGAGACCGCGTTCGAACGGAGCGGCGAGGTGGACTTCGACCGCGAGGCCAATCCGCACATCTCGTTCGGGCACGGCCTGCACCACTGCCTCGGCGCGCCGCTCGCTCGGGTCGAGCTCCAGTCCGGGCTCGCCGCGGTGGTGCGCCGGCTGCCGGAACTGCGCCTGGCGGTGCCGGCCGACGAGGTGCCGTTCAAGGCCGGCCGCCTGCTCCGCGGCCCCCGGTCACTGCCCGTCACCTGGTAGCCCGCCGCCACAGCCGGTCACCTGGCCGCCCGCCGCGCCGCCCGCGTCGGGCCTGGCCAGGATCTCCCGAATGGGCGACGCAATCCGCGGCTGGTCCCTCCATGCTGGGAGAGGATGCCTACCCGGTCACCTTCTGTCGGAGGGTGGCCGTAGTGTTGCGCAGGGTAGGCAACCCTAAGAAAGGCGGCTCCATGGGTGTTGATGCGGCAGCTGGTCTCAGCGGCGGGCGCGGCGGCGCGGAACGGCTCGGCGAGCTGATCCCGGTGGCGTTGCGCGGCATGGCGAACGGGATCGCCGAGCGGGGCGGGCCCGTGCCGGCCGGCGGGCCCGCCGCGGTGGCGGCGGCGCTGGCCGCGGCCGGGGGCGGGACGGGAGTGCTGCCGCGCACCGGCGTGGGGGCGGAGCGGGCGCTCGAAGAGCTCAGCGCGCTGCTCGCCGCCGGGGCGGCCGACCCCGCGGACCCCGCGTGCGCCGCGCACCTGCATTGCCCGCCGCTGGCCGTTTCGGTGGCCGCGGACGTGGTGGCCAGCGCGCTCAACCCGTCGATGGACTCGTGGGACCAGGCGCCCGTCGCGAGTGAGCTGGAACGGGAGTTCACCACTGGGATCGCCCGGCTCTGCTACCCGTCCGCCGCGGGGGCCGACGCGGTGGTGACGTCCGGGGGCACCGAGTCGAACCTGCTCGGGCTGCTGCTGGCCCGCGAGGCAAGCGGCATCTCCGTCCGGCCGGTGTGCGGGGCGAACTCCCACCACAGCGTCGCGCGCGCCGCTTGGCTGCTGGGGCTGCCCGCGCCCGTCGTCGTGGCCTGTGCGGGCGACCGGATGGTCCCGTCCGCGCTGGCCGAGGCCCTCGCCCAGCTCGGCGCGGCCGCGGTGGTCGTCGCGACCGCGGGCACCACCAACACCGGGCGGATCGACCCGCTGCCGGAGATCGCGGAGATCTGCCGCCGCGCCGGGGCCCGGCTGCACGTCGATGCCGCGTACGGCGGCATGGCCCTGTGCAGTGACACCCTCAGCCCGCGGCTGGCCGGGCTGGAGCTGGCCGATTCCGTCGCGCTCGACATGCACAAGTTCGGCTGGCAGCCGGTCGCCGCCGGGCTGCTGGCCGCGCGCGACGGCGCCGACCTGGCCGCGCTCACCGTCCGCGCCGAGTACCTCAACGCCGACGACGACACCGAGGCCGGCCTGCCCGACCTGCTCGGCCGTTCGATCCGGACTTCGCGCCGCCCGGACGCGTTCCGCATGGCCGTCACCGTCCGCGCGCTCGGCACCGAAGGCATCGGCGCGCTCGTGGAACGCTGCTGTGCCACCGCCGACGGCGTGCATGCGCTCGTCGCCGCGCACCCCGGCCTGCGCTCGTGGGGCGCGCCGGAACTGTCCACTGTGGTCTTCCGCCCGCGCGTCGCCGACGAGCTGGCCGGGGTGGACGCAGACGAGCTGGTGGCCCGCGTCCGCCGTTGCCTGCTGGAGGCGGGCACCGCCGTGATCGGCCGCGGCCTGCTGCCGACCGGGCCGGACGGCACGCCGCAGCTGTGGCTCAAGCTCACCCTGCTGCACCCGCACACCGGCCCCGAGGACTACCGCGCGCTGCTGGACCTCGTGGCGGCCACCGCGACCAGCACCGCCGCCGAGCGCACCGCCGTCGCCCGGCAGAGCCCGGTCGCCTCGTGAGGCGCTTCGACCTCGCCGGGGTGGGGATCGGGCCGTTCAACCTGTCGCTCGCGGCATTGGCCGACCCGCTGGAACAGCTGGACGTCGTGCTGTTCGACGCGCGCCCGGAGTTCCGCTGGCACCCCGGGCTGCTCGTCGAGGGCGCGACGCTGCAGGTGCCGTTTCTCGCCGACCTGGTCTCGCTCGTCGACCCGACCAGCAGGCACTCGTTCCTCAACTACCTGCGCGAACGCGGCCGGCTGCTGCCGTTCTACTTCGCCGAGCGGTTCCACCTGCCGCGCGCGGAGTACGACGACTACGGCCGCTGGGCCGCGGCGCGCCTGCCTTCGTGCCGGTTCGGCCACGAGGTCACGGGCGTCCGCTGGGTGGCGGCCGAGGAAGCGTTCGAGCTGACGGTATCCGGCGCGGAGCCCGTGCTGGCGGCGTCGGTGGTGCTCGGGGTCGGCAGCACGCCGAACGTCCCGCTGCCGCTGCGTGAACTCGTCGCGGCGCCGGACGTGCTCGCGCTGCACTCCGCGGACTACCTGACCCACCGCGAGGCCCTGCTGGCCGCGGAGACCGTGACGGTGGTCGGCTCGGGGCAGTCCGGTGCCGAGGTGTTCCTCGACCTGCTGCGGTCACGATCCACTGTGGATTCTGCTGGGGACGGACTGCGCTGGCTCGCGCGCACGCCCGCGTTCGCGCCGATGGAGTACTCGAAGCTGGGGCTGGAGCAGTTCACCCCGGACTACACGGCGTACTTCCACGGCCTGCCCGAGCCGGTGCGCGACCGGCTGCTGCCCGCGCAATGGCAGCTGTACAAGGGAATCGACGCCGAAACCATCGCCGCGATCCACGACGAGCTGTACCGCCGCAGCATCGGCGGGCAGTGGCCCGGCGCCGCGCTCACCCCCGGCGTGGAGGTGGTGTCGGCGAACGCGGGCGCGCACGGCATCGAACTCGGCTTGCGTCACGTGCATCAGTCACGCGGCGCCAGGCACCGCACCGGCGCCGTCGTCTGCGCCACCGGGTACGCGGAAACGCCGACCGGGCCGCTGCTGGCCGGGCTGGGTGACGCCGTCCAGCGTGACGGCCGCGGCCGGCTCGTCGTCGGTGAGGACTACCGGCTCGCGCTTGGCGGCGACGTCGCCGGCTCGGTGTTCGTGCAGAACGCCGAGCGGCACACGCACGGGCCCGGCACGCCGGACCTCGGGCTCGGCGCGTGGCGCGCCGCCACGATCCTCAACGCGGTGTGCGGCAAGGCGGTTTACGAGCTGCCCGCGCGCACCGCGTTCACCACGTTCGGCCTCGAGACCACGGAGGACCTGTGACCCTGACCGCCGACCGCTCCGAAGACAGCGCCGCGTGGCGTGCCGCGGGCTCGCTCGTCACGCACAAGATGCTCGGCGAGCTGTCGTACGAGGCGATGCTCGTGCCGAAGCCCGGTGAGCCGGCCGGCGACGGGCACCGCACCTGGCTGTTGGAGCTGCCCGGCGACGTCTCGTATCGCTTCGAGGCTCGGCGCGGTGCGTTCGAGTCGTGGACGGTCCGGCCGGGCAGCGCGGTCCGGGCCGCCGGCGGTGCGGAGGCGCCGGCCGACGACCCGCGCACGCTGGTCGTCGACGCGCGGGAAACGCTGGGGCTGACCGGGCTGCGGCTGGCCGACGTCCTCGCGGAGCTGACCGCGACGGTCGCGAACGAGGCGGCCCGCCTGCGCCGCGCGCCCACGGCCGTCGAACTGTCCATGATGGACTACAACCTCGCCGACGGGCACCTCACCGGGCACCCGCGGCTGGTGCTCAACAAGGGCCGCGTCGGCTTCTCCGCCGCCGACCGCGCGCGGTACGCGCCCGAGGCCGGGGCCGACATCCGGCTGCGCTGGTTCGCCGTGCACCGCGACCTCGCCGAGTTCCGCTGCGTCGCCGGGCTGACCGAGTCCGAGCTGCTGGCGGCCGAGCTGGACGAGGCCGAGCGGGCGGCGTTCACCGCGCGCGTCGCCGAGGTGGGCGAGCCCGCCGACTACCTGTGGGTGCCCGTGCATCCTTGGCAGGCCGACGAAATCCTCGGCACGCTCTACTCGGCCGAGCTGGCGACCGGGCGGCTGGTGGACCTCGGCGACGGCGGTGACGTCTACCGTCCACATCAGACAGTGCGTACTCTCGCCAACACCTCGCGGCCGGACCGGCACGACGTGAAGACGGCGGTTTCGGTGCGCAACACGCTGGTCTACCGCGGCCTGAACTCGGCGGCGACGCTGGCCGGCCCGTCGGTCACCGAATGGCTGCGCCGGATCGACGCGGCCGACCCGCTGCTGTCGCGCGAGTACCGGTTCGAGCTGCTCGGCGAGGTCGCCAGCGTCTCGGTGCGGCACCCGCTCTTCGGCGCGATCGAGGAGCTGCCGTACCGCTTCCACGAGACGCTGGGCGCGCTGTGGCGCGAGCCGCTCGTCGCCCGGCTCGGCGAAGGGGAGCAGGCGATCTCGTTCGCCGCGCTGCCCTACCGCGGCGCCGACGGCTCGGCCGTGCTCACGCGGCTGATCGAGCGCGCGGGCCATGGCGCCGAACAGTGGTGCGCGCGGCTGTTCGACCTGCTGCTCACGCCGTTGCTCCAGTGGCTGCTGCGTTACGGCGTCGGGTTCTGCCCGCACGGCCAGAACCTGATCCTCGTGGTCGACGCCGACGGGTGGCCGCTGCGGGTGGCCGTCAAGGACTTCGCGCAGGGCGTGGACCTGCTTGACGAGGAGCTGCCCTGCTACGCCGACCTCCCGCCGGAGGCGAACGCCGACATGCTGCGCTGGCCCGCGCACCTGCTCGCGCAATCGCTGTTCAGCTCGGTGTTCTCCGGGCAGCTGCGGTTCTGGGCGGAGGTCCTGCTCGACGACCTCGGCCTGCCGCGCGGGGTGTTCTGGGCGCTGGTGCGCACGGTCGTGGGCCGCTACCGCGACGAGAACCCGGACGTCGCCGCGCGGTTCGACGCGTGCCGCCTGTTCGCGCCGGACGTGGAGCGCGTGACGCTCAACCGCGAGCACTTCGCCGGGCAGGGCTTCGACAAGGTGGAGCGCGACGACGAGTTCGATGTCCGGTGGGGCCGGGTGCCGAACCCGCTGCACACGCCGGACCCGGACGGCGCCTGGTGACGCCGTTCGAGCGACCGGTCGGACCGCGTTCGCTGGCCGCGCGGGCCGCGGCCGCGGCGACGGCGGGGGAGGTGCTGCGGCGGGTGCTCGACGACGACGGCACCCGCCTGCTCCTGCTGGTGCCCGACCCGCACGCGCGGTTCGCCGCGGTGGAGGTCGGCGGGCCGTTCGCGGCCGAGGTGCTCGATGACGGTTACGGCGTGTGCAGCTACGTGTTCGCCTGGACCCCGGAGCGGGAGCCGTTGCCGGACGGCGGCGTGCTTTCCGCGTACCTCGGCGGTTTCGGCGACCTGCGGATGCGCCCGGACCCGGCCACGGCGGTGTCGCTCGGCGACCGGACGTGGGCGGTGGTGTGCGACGCGGAGTGGCCGTCGGGCGAGCCGGCAGGGCTGGCGCCGCGGTCGGTTTTGGGCGCGCAGCTGGCGGCGTTGGAGGAGCACGGGCTGGTGCCGTCGGCGGGGCTGGAGCACGAGGTCGTCTTCCGGGACGCCGGTGGCGCGCCGCTGACCTCACACGGCGTCGACTACGCGCTGGGCGGCACCGAACGGCTCGCGCCCCTGCTCGTCTCGCTGCGGGAGGCGGCCGCGGGCCTGGGTGTGGAGTCCGCGCGCGCCGAGTGTCACCCGGGTCAGTACGAGGTGGTGCTGCGGCATCGGGACCCGCTGGCCGCCTGCGACGACGCGTTGCTGCTGCAGCTGCTCACCCGCCGCGTCGCCGCCCGGCACGACGTCCGCGCCGACTACCTGGCCGCGCCGGAGCCGGGGCAGGGCAACTCGTGCCACGTCCACCTTTCACTGTCCACACCGGACGGACCGGCTCTGCTTTCCGGTCAGCTGGGTGCTTTTATGGCGGGCGTGCTGCGTGACGCGCGGGCGCTGACGGCCGTGTGGGCGCCGACGTGGAACAGCTACACCCGGCTGCGGACGGCGTCGTTCTCACCCCGCGTGCTCCGCTGGGGCCCGGACGACCGCACCGCCGCCGTCCGGCTGTGCGGGCCGCCCGCGTCGCCGCGGTTGGAGTTCCGCTTCGCGGGGGCGGACGCGCAGCCGCACCTCGTGCTCGCGGCCCTGCTGGCGTCGGGTCGCGCGGGTATCGAAGAGGAGCTGGCTCCGCCTTCCGCGGGGGTCGAGGTGGGTTCGCTCGCGCCGACGCCGTGGGAGGCGCTGGCGGCGCTGGAGGAAGGGCGCGTGGCCACGTTGCTCGGCGAGGACGTCGTGGCGCAGCAGTCGGCGTTGCTGCGCGAGGAAATCGCGGCGGGCCTCGACGGTGTGACGGACTTCCACCGGCGCCGCGGCGCGCTGCGGTCCTGACTCGTGAGGTCTCGGGTCGAACGCCGTCAAGGCCTCCTTGCCAGCGTGGGACGCGGGTAAGGAGGCCTTGACGGACTTTGGCCGCCGGGGGACTTGCGCGGCGGCGGGGGAGTGCGCAGGCTTCAGCACGTGAGCGAACACGAGTACGACCTCATCGTCATCGGCTCGGGGCCCGGCGGGCAGAAGGCGGCCATCGCCGCCGCGAAGCTGGGGAAGAAGGTGGCGGTCGTCGACCGGCACGACATGGTCGGCGGGGTGTGCGTCAACACCGGCACGATCCCGTCCAAGACACTGCGCGAAGCGGTGCTCTACCTGACCGGCATGAACCAGCGGGAGCTCTACGGGGCGAGCTACCGCGTCAAACAGGACATCACCATCGCCGACCTGCTGGCGCGCACGCAGCACGTGGTGGGGCGCGAGGTGCAGGTGGTGCGGTCGCAGCTGCTGCGCAACCACGTCGACCTCGTCGCGGGCACCGGCTCGTTCGCCGACCCGCACACGATCATGGTCGAGGGCAGGCACCCGGGCGACCGCCGGACCATCACCGGCGACTACGTCGTGATCGCCACCGGCACCCGCCCGGCCCGCCCCGCGCACGTCGACTTCGACGCCGCGCGGGTGCTCGACTCCGACGAGATCCTCCGGCTGGAGCAGATCCCGTCCTCGCTCGTGGTGGTCGGCGCCGGGGTGATCGGGATCGAGTACGCGTCGATGTTCGCCGCGCTCGGCTCGCGCGTGACCGTGGTCGAGCAGCGGGACCAGATGCTCGACTTCTGCGACCCGGAGATCGTCGAGTCGCTCAAGTTCCAGCTGCGCGACCTCGGCGTCACCTTCCGCTTCGGGGAGAAGGTGGCGAACGTGGCGGTCTCCGCCGACTCGACCGTCACCACGCTGGTGAGCGGCAAGCGCATCCCGGCCGACGGCGTCATGTACTCGGCCGGCCGGCAGGGCGTGACCGGCGAGCTGGCGCTGGACAACGCGGGCCTGATGGCCGACGAGCGCGGCCGGCTGTCCGTGGACGAGCACTACCGCACCGAGGTGGAGCACGTCTACGCGGTCGGCGACGTGATCGGTTTCCCGGCGCTCGCCGCGACCTCGATGGACCAGGGCCGGCTCGCCGCGTACCACGCGTTCGGCGAGCGCGCGAACGGCTTGGGCGCGCTGCAGCCGATCGGGATCTACACGATCCCGGAGATCTCGTACGTCGGCGCCACGGAGGCGCAGCTGACGTCGTCCTCGGTGCCGTACGAGGTCGGCATTTCGCGCTACCGCGAGCTGGCGCGCGGGCAGATCACCGGTGACAGCTACGGAATGCTGAAGCTGCTGGTGTCCACTATGGACCGCAAGGTGCTGGGCGTGCACGTGTTCGGCACCGGCGCCACGGACCTCGTGCACATCGGCCAGGCGGTGATGGGCTGCGGCGGCACCGTCGACTACCTGGTGGACGCGGTGTTCAACTACCCGACGCTGTCCGAGGCGTACAAGGTCGCCGCGCTGGACGCGACCAACAAGATCCGGGCGCTGGAGCGGTTCCCGGTGTGATCGGTCCCTCGGCCCGGTGACCAGCGTCGCGAGCGGGACGTTCGAACATATGTTTGACAGCTCTCTAGAACATGTGTTCGACTTGATGGGTGCGATGGGAACGGCAACGGGCAGGGGAGGGTGAGCCGATTCTGCCGGGCCTGGACGGCCTGGTGCGGTCGGTGCGATCACCGGAGTTCGACGGCGTCACCTTTCACGAGGTGCACGCCCGGTCGGTGCTGAACAAGGTGCCCGGGGCGTCCCCGGTGCCGTTCCGGTGGACGGTGAACCCGTACCGGGGCTGCTCGCACGCGTGCACGTACTGCCTGGAGGGCGGCACCCCGGTGCTGCTGGCCGACGGGCGGGCCAAGCCGATCGCCGACCTGGCGGTGGGCGAGGCGATCCTCGGCACGCGCGGCCACGGCGTCGCGCGGCGGCTGGTGCCCACGGAGGTGCTGGCGCACTGGACCACGGTGCGCGAGGCCTACCGCGTGACGCTCGACGACGGCACCACGCTCGTCACCGGGCCGGACCACCGGTTCCTCAGCGCCCGCGGGTGGAAGTACGTCACCGGCAGCAGGCTCGGCACCGCGCAGCGGCCGCACCTCGAGGCGGGCACGGAACTGGTCGGCGGCGGGCGGTTCGCGCGCACGCCGGACGACACGCTCGGCTACCGCGCCGGCTACCTGTGCGGGATGCTGCGCTCCGGCGGTTTCGCGGCGGAGCCGGACGCGGCCGAGCGGGCACTGCGGTACCTGCCGGACTTCGGCTCCTCGGTGGGGTTCATGCGCATCCCGGCGGAACCGGACGCGCACTGGTCGCGCGGGTTCCTCGCCGGGCTGTTCGACCTCGCGGGCTCCTACCGCCGCGGGGTGCTGTCGATCGCGCACGACGAGACGGATGTCGTCGACACGCTGTTCGCGGCGCTGGAACGGTTCTCCTTCGGCTACGAGACGGTGGGGCACCGCAGCCACCCGGGCCGCCGCGTGGCGCGGGTGTCCGGCGGCACCGGCGAGGTGCTGCGGTTCCTGCACCTGGCCGACCCGGCCGTGGCGTGGAAGCGCTCGCTCGACGGGACCACCATCGGCTCCGTGCGGCGCACCGTCGCGGCGGTGGAGTCACTGGGGCTGGAGCTGCCGCTGTACGACATCACCACCGGCACTGGCGACTTCGTGGCCGACGGCATGGTGTCCCACAACTGCTTCGCCCGCAACACCCACACGTACCTCGAGTTCGACGCGGGCCACGACTTCGACACCCAGGTGGTGGTGAAGGTCAACGCGCCGGAAGTGCTTGCGGCGCAACTGAAATGTCCGGGCTGGCAGCGCGAGCACGTGGCGATGGGCACGAACACCGACCCGTACCAGCGCGCGGAGGGCCGCTACCGGCTGATGCCCGGGATCATCCGCGCGCTCGCGGGCTCGGGCACGCCGTTGTCGATCCTGACGAAGGGCACGGTGCTGACGCGCGACCTGCCGCTGCTGGAGTCCGTGGCGAAGGACGTCCCGGTGCGGCTGGCGGTCTCGATCGCGCTGCTGGACCGGGAGCTGCAGCACCGGCTGGAGCCGGGCACGCCGAGCCCGCAGGCGCGACTGGACCTGGTCCGCAAGGCGCGCGCGGCGGGCCTGCCGTGCGCCGTGATGGTCGCCCCGGTGCTGCCGTGGCTGACGGATTCCGCCGAGGCCCTGGACGCCCTGTTCGCCCGCCTCGCGGAAGCCGGGGCCGGCAGCGTCAGCGTGCTGCCGCTGCACCTGCGCCCCGGCGCGCGCGAGTGGTTCGCCTCATGGCTGGGCCGCACGCACCCCGAGCTGGTGCCCCGGTACAAACGCCTGTACTCCCGCGGCG
This genomic interval carries:
- the sthA gene encoding Si-specific NAD(P)(+) transhydrogenase, whose product is MSEHEYDLIVIGSGPGGQKAAIAAAKLGKKVAVVDRHDMVGGVCVNTGTIPSKTLREAVLYLTGMNQRELYGASYRVKQDITIADLLARTQHVVGREVQVVRSQLLRNHVDLVAGTGSFADPHTIMVEGRHPGDRRTITGDYVVIATGTRPARPAHVDFDAARVLDSDEILRLEQIPSSLVVVGAGVIGIEYASMFAALGSRVTVVEQRDQMLDFCDPEIVESLKFQLRDLGVTFRFGEKVANVAVSADSTVTTLVSGKRIPADGVMYSAGRQGVTGELALDNAGLMADERGRLSVDEHYRTEVEHVYAVGDVIGFPALAATSMDQGRLAAYHAFGERANGLGALQPIGIYTIPEISYVGATEAQLTSSSVPYEVGISRYRELARGQITGDSYGMLKLLVSTMDRKVLGVHVFGTGATDLVHIGQAVMGCGGTVDYLVDAVFNYPTLSEAYKVAALDATNKIRALERFPV
- a CDS encoding intein-containing Rv2578c family radical SAM protein → MRWERQRAGEGEPILPGLDGLVRSVRSPEFDGVTFHEVHARSVLNKVPGASPVPFRWTVNPYRGCSHACTYCLEGGTPVLLADGRAKPIADLAVGEAILGTRGHGVARRLVPTEVLAHWTTVREAYRVTLDDGTTLVTGPDHRFLSARGWKYVTGSRLGTAQRPHLEAGTELVGGGRFARTPDDTLGYRAGYLCGMLRSGGFAAEPDAAERALRYLPDFGSSVGFMRIPAEPDAHWSRGFLAGLFDLAGSYRRGVLSIAHDETDVVDTLFAALERFSFGYETVGHRSHPGRRVARVSGGTGEVLRFLHLADPAVAWKRSLDGTTIGSVRRTVAAVESLGLELPLYDITTGTGDFVADGMVSHNCFARNTHTYLEFDAGHDFDTQVVVKVNAPEVLAAQLKCPGWQREHVAMGTNTDPYQRAEGRYRLMPGIIRALAGSGTPLSILTKGTVLTRDLPLLESVAKDVPVRLAVSIALLDRELQHRLEPGTPSPQARLDLVRKARAAGLPCAVMVAPVLPWLTDSAEALDALFARLAEAGAGSVSVLPLHLRPGAREWFASWLGRTHPELVPRYKRLYSRGAYVDRGYRERLGERVGPLLRRHGLAPRHEDDPRPPRRMVEVPEPRVEEVVAGAEQLRLL
- a CDS encoding IucA/IucC family protein — its product is MLGELSYEAMLVPKPGEPAGDGHRTWLLELPGDVSYRFEARRGAFESWTVRPGSAVRAAGGAEAPADDPRTLVVDARETLGLTGLRLADVLAELTATVANEAARLRRAPTAVELSMMDYNLADGHLTGHPRLVLNKGRVGFSAADRARYAPEAGADIRLRWFAVHRDLAEFRCVAGLTESELLAAELDEAERAAFTARVAEVGEPADYLWVPVHPWQADEILGTLYSAELATGRLVDLGDGGDVYRPHQTVRTLANTSRPDRHDVKTAVSVRNTLVYRGLNSAATLAGPSVTEWLRRIDAADPLLSREYRFELLGEVASVSVRHPLFGAIEELPYRFHETLGALWREPLVARLGEGEQAISFAALPYRGADGSAVLTRLIERAGHGAEQWCARLFDLLLTPLLQWLLRYGVGFCPHGQNLILVVDADGWPLRVAVKDFAQGVDLLDEELPCYADLPPEANADMLRWPAHLLAQSLFSSVFSGQLRFWAEVLLDDLGLPRGVFWALVRTVVGRYRDENPDVAARFDACRLFAPDVERVTLNREHFAGQGFDKVERDDEFDVRWGRVPNPLHTPDPDGAW
- a CDS encoding cytochrome P450 — encoded protein: MTIEARPYPFPEVPQLDLAPEYGQFRRAAGLARLEMPYGGTAWLATKLADVKLVLADPRFSRAAAVGADAPRTLPMIETTPSILNLDPPEHTRVRRVVARTFTVRRIELLRPRIQQVVDGLLDRIIEKGPPADLVTDFALPLAITGISELLGVPEDRRSQFHLWSDKATAIADVPVEEIMAARQSLENLFGELAEKRRVEPTDDLIGTLVSARDAEERLSDDELVQLGTVLLSAGHETTANQLSGYVFTLLTQPELWQRLRDEPALVPTAVEELARITPLGVVTFGRIAREDVEVGGTLVRAGESVVCQIAAANRDETAFERSGEVDFDREANPHISFGHGLHHCLGAPLARVELQSGLAAVVRRLPELRLAVPADEVPFKAGRLLRGPRSLPVTW
- a CDS encoding glutamine synthetase, encoding MTPFERPVGPRSLAARAAAAATAGEVLRRVLDDDGTRLLLLVPDPHARFAAVEVGGPFAAEVLDDGYGVCSYVFAWTPEREPLPDGGVLSAYLGGFGDLRMRPDPATAVSLGDRTWAVVCDAEWPSGEPAGLAPRSVLGAQLAALEEHGLVPSAGLEHEVVFRDAGGAPLTSHGVDYALGGTERLAPLLVSLREAAAGLGVESARAECHPGQYEVVLRHRDPLAACDDALLLQLLTRRVAARHDVRADYLAAPEPGQGNSCHVHLSLSTPDGPALLSGQLGAFMAGVLRDARALTAVWAPTWNSYTRLRTASFSPRVLRWGPDDRTAAVRLCGPPASPRLEFRFAGADAQPHLVLAALLASGRAGIEEELAPPSAGVEVGSLAPTPWEALAALEEGRVATLLGEDVVAQQSALLREEIAAGLDGVTDFHRRRGALRS
- a CDS encoding pyridoxal phosphate-dependent decarboxylase family protein; protein product: MGVDAAAGLSGGRGGAERLGELIPVALRGMANGIAERGGPVPAGGPAAVAAALAAAGGGTGVLPRTGVGAERALEELSALLAAGAADPADPACAAHLHCPPLAVSVAADVVASALNPSMDSWDQAPVASELEREFTTGIARLCYPSAAGADAVVTSGGTESNLLGLLLAREASGISVRPVCGANSHHSVARAAWLLGLPAPVVVACAGDRMVPSALAEALAQLGAAAVVVATAGTTNTGRIDPLPEIAEICRRAGARLHVDAAYGGMALCSDTLSPRLAGLELADSVALDMHKFGWQPVAAGLLAARDGADLAALTVRAEYLNADDDTEAGLPDLLGRSIRTSRRPDAFRMAVTVRALGTEGIGALVERCCATADGVHALVAAHPGLRSWGAPELSTVVFRPRVADELAGVDADELVARVRRCLLEAGTAVIGRGLLPTGPDGTPQLWLKLTLLHPHTGPEDYRALLDLVAATATSTAAERTAVARQSPVAS
- a CDS encoding lysine N(6)-hydroxylase/L-ornithine N(5)-oxygenase family protein; amino-acid sequence: MRRFDLAGVGIGPFNLSLAALADPLEQLDVVLFDARPEFRWHPGLLVEGATLQVPFLADLVSLVDPTSRHSFLNYLRERGRLLPFYFAERFHLPRAEYDDYGRWAAARLPSCRFGHEVTGVRWVAAEEAFELTVSGAEPVLAASVVLGVGSTPNVPLPLRELVAAPDVLALHSADYLTHREALLAAETVTVVGSGQSGAEVFLDLLRSRSTVDSAGDGLRWLARTPAFAPMEYSKLGLEQFTPDYTAYFHGLPEPVRDRLLPAQWQLYKGIDAETIAAIHDELYRRSIGGQWPGAALTPGVEVVSANAGAHGIELGLRHVHQSRGARHRTGAVVCATGYAETPTGPLLAGLGDAVQRDGRGRLVVGEDYRLALGGDVAGSVFVQNAERHTHGPGTPDLGLGAWRAATILNAVCGKAVYELPARTAFTTFGLETTEDL